Proteins from a single region of Pyrus communis chromosome 6, drPyrComm1.1, whole genome shotgun sequence:
- the LOC137737838 gene encoding uncharacterized protein gives MSRLLFSKSLLPAPSSLASAPLRGTPFKFSSSPTPTSRVPNRMATDASSSPPSATGGDATDRPVSNAGHEPTTSPSSSSSSSSTPASSAIDFLSLCHRLKTTKRAGWVKRDVKDPESIADHMYRMGLMALIASDIPGVDRDKCIKIAIVHDIAEAIVGDITPSDGIPKAEKSRREQEALDRMCKLLGGGSIAKEVGELWMEYEGNSSPEAKIVKDLDKVEMILQALEYEKEQGMDLEEFFQSTAGKFQTDLGKAWASEIVSRRKK, from the exons atgagCCGACTGTTGTTCTCTAAATCGCTCCTCCCAGCACCCTCCTCTCTTGCTTCCGCCCCCCTTCGAGGAACACCATTCAAGTTTTCTTCGTCGCCCACTCCGACTTCTAGAGTTCCTAATCGTATGGCCACCGACGCTTCGTCGTCCCCGCCATCCGCCACCGGCGGTGACGCCACCGACCGTCCCGTTTCCAATGCAGGCCACGAACCGACCAcctccccttcttcttcttcttcttcttcgtcgactCCAGCTTCCTCTGCCATTGATTTTCTCTCGCTCTGCCACCGCCTCAAG ACGACGAAAAGAGCTGGATGGGTGAAGAGAGATGTGAAGGATCCAGAGTCGATAGCTGACCATATGTACCGGATGGGATTAATGGCTCTGATTGCTTCTGATATCCCCGGTGTCGATCGAGACAA GTGTATTAAAATCGCCATTGTTCATGATATCGCTGAAG CCATTGTTGGGGACATAACCCCCTCGGATGGGATTCCAAAGGCGGAGAAGAGTAGAAGAGAGCAAGAGGCGTTAGACCGCATGTGCAAATTACTCGGTGGAGGCTCAATAG CTAAAGAAGTAGGTGAACTGTGGATGGAGTATGAGGGGAATTCCTCGCCAGAAGCTAAAATTGTTAAGGACCTCGATAAG GTGGAGATGATCCTTCAAGCCTTGGAATATGAAAAGG AACAAGGGATGGATTTAGAAGAGTTTTTTCAGTCAACTGCTG GGAAGTTTCAGACTGATTTGGGAAAAGCGTGGGCATCAGAGATCgtgtcaagaagaaaaaaataa
- the LOC137737361 gene encoding uncharacterized protein produces MSNYISSILLMVVTTFLLGLLSPAAVLASRDISPPYYESNYDADLAPEETPIIVKEFPPEPLPGRDSDQSNFLEACAVRLTGDCGEAIFADIFWNQTSPISDHFCRNLVGLGLRCHVGLVANIINNHPAAFKANEIMLLLRSVDIWNMCALVAKVEAPIPSPSPHEENNETVF; encoded by the coding sequence ATGTCAAATTATATCAGCAGCATCTTGCTCATGGTTGTTACCACCTTCTTATTAGGCTTGCTTTCACCGGCGGCTGTCCTTGCATCTAGAGACATCTCACCACCTTATTACGAGTCTAATTATGATGCTGATTTGGCTCCGGAAGAAACCCCGATAATCGTCAAGGAATTTCCACCGGAGCCACTGCCCGGTCGGGACTCTGATCAGTCTAACTTCTTGGAAGCATGTGCTGTTCGACTAACAGGGGATTGTGGGGAAGCAATTTTCGCTGATATCTTTTGGAACCAAACTAGCCCTATCAGTGACCATTTCTGCCGGAATCTTGTGGGGTTAGGACTTCGCTGCCACGTTGGTTTGGTAGCTAATATAATAAATAACCACCCTGCAGCCTTCAAAGCGAATGAGATCATGCTTCTTTTGAGAAGCGTGGACATCTGGAATATGTGTGCTTTGGTTGCAAAAGTTGAGGCCCCTATCCCTTCTCCCTCCCCACATGAAGAAAATAATGAGACTGTTTTCTAG